Proteins encoded by one window of uncultured Bacteroides sp.:
- a CDS encoding glycoside hydrolase family 43 protein: protein MKKYFALALATLAFWGVSRADNPIVQTHFGPDPAPMVYNGTLYAYVGDDIPGFDFYYMTKWHVLSTTDMVNWTDYGTPISLESFKWARDRAWAAQCIERNGKFYWYVCAQSNKNDMAIGVAVSDSPTGPFKDALGKPLIINGSWSNIDPTVCIDDDGQAYLYWGNGSLFYVKLNKDMVSYSGDIVTVPISVESFGGVRGNKSVENPNKDMYVEGPWFYKRNNLYYMMYAGMGKGGETLSYSSSNSPIGPWKYQGKIMENQKTNSFTNHGGIIDYKGNSYLFYHTGLLPNGGSYGRAACVEQFTYNPDGTIPSVSISKEGPKPIGCINPYKRVEAETMAWSEKCSISQNEKLGVYVSSTRSKGYIKVREVDFGNQYPKSFSASLAAGVDGGILEVRLDSVSGPVISSTQLPRTGGWDKFKTFTSELKHKVTGKHDVYFYFNGQNITLGRELFNFDWWKFQ, encoded by the coding sequence ACCGATGGTTTATAATGGCACGCTTTACGCATATGTTGGCGACGATATTCCGGGCTTCGATTTTTACTATATGACCAAATGGCATGTATTGTCTACTACAGACATGGTAAACTGGACCGACTATGGAACTCCCATTTCATTAGAATCTTTTAAATGGGCACGTGATCGTGCCTGGGCAGCTCAGTGTATTGAACGTAATGGTAAGTTTTATTGGTATGTATGTGCCCAAAGTAATAAAAACGACATGGCAATAGGCGTGGCGGTTTCTGATTCACCAACAGGTCCATTCAAAGATGCACTTGGAAAGCCATTGATTATTAACGGAAGTTGGTCGAATATAGATCCAACCGTGTGCATTGACGATGATGGGCAAGCTTACCTTTACTGGGGAAACGGAAGTCTGTTTTACGTTAAGCTAAATAAAGATATGGTTTCTTATTCGGGTGATATTGTAACTGTTCCGATTTCTGTCGAATCTTTCGGAGGAGTAAGAGGAAATAAAAGTGTAGAAAACCCCAATAAAGATATGTATGTGGAAGGCCCCTGGTTTTACAAGCGCAACAATCTTTATTATATGATGTATGCCGGAATGGGCAAGGGCGGTGAGACTCTTTCCTATTCATCAAGTAATTCTCCAATTGGCCCGTGGAAATATCAGGGAAAAATAATGGAAAACCAAAAAACGAATAGTTTTACCAATCATGGTGGAATTATTGATTATAAAGGAAATTCTTATCTTTTCTATCATACAGGATTATTGCCCAATGGAGGAAGTTACGGACGGGCTGCCTGCGTGGAGCAATTCACTTACAATCCTGATGGAACTATTCCTTCTGTTTCCATTTCCAAAGAAGGCCCTAAACCAATTGGATGTATTAATCCATACAAACGTGTTGAAGCGGAAACTATGGCATGGTCGGAAAAATGTTCCATATCTCAAAATGAAAAATTAGGGGTGTATGTTTCAAGTACTCGTTCGAAAGGTTATATAAAGGTACGTGAAGTTGATTTTGGAAATCAATATCCTAAATCATTCTCAGCATCGTTAGCAGCAGGAGTTGATGGCGGAATTCTGGAAGTTCGTCTTGACAGTGTTTCAGGACCAGTTATTTCGTCTACTCAGCTACCTCGCACCGGCGGATGGGATAAATTCAAAACTTTCACATCGGAATTAAAGCATAAGGTAACAGGTAAACATGATGTTTATTTTTATTTTAATGGACAAAACATCACTTTAGGACGTGAATTGTTTAACTTTGATTGGTGGAAATTTCAATAA